The genomic DNA CATCAGAAACGAGAGGCATCTGGAATCCTGCTTCCGCTTCGCTGATTTCATCTACCGAACAGCAACGGTTCTCATGTTTTCTCAGGAAATCAATCGCCCGGTTTCTGGCGATGTGGCTGAGCCAGATATGCGGTTCACTGCGCTTATCGTCGTAATAGTTTGCCGACTGCCAGATATGGATGAAGGTGTCGTGCAGGATCTCTTCCGCCCAGTCCCGGCGTCTGACCATCCGCAGGATGATCCCATAAAGTCGGGGCGACAGGACGCGATAAAGCTGCTCAAGAGCAGCTTTATCACCACAGGCTATCTGGTTCATTAAGTCGGCCTGAATGTGAGGCACATTTTTTGTCATCGGCTTCCCTGTAAATGGTGTAGCCACGTAGTCTGTGGCCACACTCAGTATAGGTAACGCTTTATGGCATCAGTACGGTATCAATGACGTCAATCACACCGTTGCTCTGGTTCACATCATAGGTTGTGATACTGGCAACATTGCCCTGGGCATCTTTAAGCTGAATGTTGTGCGGGCCGTTCGCCATCACCCACAGCGATTCGCCATTGACCGTTTTGAGCTCAGCTTTGCCGCCACCGGCTTTGATTTTTTTCTCCAGCGCCTTCATATCCAGTTTTCCTGCGACCACGTGATAGGTCAGGACGCTGGTGAGTTTTTGTTTGTTCTCTGGCTTAAGCAGGGAGTCGACCGTGCCCTGAGGCAGCTTTTCAAACGCGGCATTGGTTGGTGCAAAAACCGTGAACGGTCCCTTACCTTCCAGTGTCGGGACCAGACCAGCGGCTTTAACGGCGGCCACCAGCGTGGTGTGGTCTTTGGAGTTAACAGCATTCTCAACAATATTTTTCGACGGGTACATGGCAGCACCACCGACCATCACCGTGTCGCTGTTCATGCTGGCCGCGTAAGAGGCGCCGCTGAAGACTAATGCTGAAAAAATCAGAGTTGGCAGGAATGGTTTCATTTTCACTTCCCCTATTGAGTTAACGGACAGGGCCAGAGTGCCCTTATCTGTTAATACGAATGAGGAGGCAAAACGGATGCAAAAAATTTTAAATTTTTTTAGCGGGGGATTTAAGGCTTACCGATATGTCATGAGCGCCACCGGGCAAAATGCACCATAACCAGGTATTTAAATACTGATTCACGTAAAGGTGTGCCGGGCTGACAGCGATGCCACCATGCTGGCAGCCTCTCCCTGACGAAGCGTTAAGGTCGTCGTCAGATTACCAGCAGCTCCGGCAGGTTAAGGCCATTAACAAGGCCTTTATCAACGCGGAGAAAGGCTATATTGAAATAGCCGATTACTGGAAAACTGGACTTAACTATGCGGACAATCGCTGTGGTGCCATACGATGAAAAATGGTCAGAAGCCTTCTGCGCTGAGAGTTTGCTGTTAAAAGATGTGCTCGGTGAAGTCGCGGTGACTGTTCATCACATTGGCAGTACAGCAGTGCATGGCCTGTCGGCAAAACCCGTGATCGACATACTGCTGGAGGTCTCAACTATTGGCGAACTGGATAAGTATCACTCAGCCATGAGCAGCGCCGGATACGTTGCTCGCGGTGAGAACGGCATACCGGGGCGCAGGTATTTCATTAAGGGAAGCGATCGCCGCAGTCATCATGTTCATGCCTTTGCCTCTGGCGATGAACAGTTAGTCAGGCATTTAGCCTTTCGTGATTATCTCAG from Pantoea sp. Lij88 includes the following:
- a CDS encoding sigma-70 family RNA polymerase sigma factor, producing MTKNVPHIQADLMNQIACGDKAALEQLYRVLSPRLYGIILRMVRRRDWAEEILHDTFIHIWQSANYYDDKRSEPHIWLSHIARNRAIDFLRKHENRCCSVDEISEAEAGFQMPLVSDESHAEARRLQHCMAHLPSEQRQSLSLAYYRGLSQSEIALSMSQPEGTVKSWIRRALIHLRECIGL
- a CDS encoding GrpB family protein encodes the protein MRTIAVVPYDEKWSEAFCAESLLLKDVLGEVAVTVHHIGSTAVHGLSAKPVIDILLEVSTIGELDKYHSAMSSAGYVARGENGIPGRRYFIKGSDRRSHHVHAFASGDEQLVRHLAFRDYLRKNSDIAAAYAEVKHAAALLCNNDAQGYSALKAKFIERHLQLALTEGHDRN
- a CDS encoding fasciclin domain-containing protein; the protein is MKPFLPTLIFSALVFSGASYAASMNSDTVMVGGAAMYPSKNIVENAVNSKDHTTLVAAVKAAGLVPTLEGKGPFTVFAPTNAAFEKLPQGTVDSLLKPENKQKLTSVLTYHVVAGKLDMKALEKKIKAGGGKAELKTVNGESLWVMANGPHNIQLKDAQGNVASITTYDVNQSNGVIDVIDTVLMP